One window of the bacterium genome contains the following:
- a CDS encoding DUF4325 domain-containing protein translates to MAVVTPSFADEVFGDLVEELGWVVVKERVRVVGASKQVKHLLAVVMSNRVQRAGPSPAV, encoded by the coding sequence GTGGCGGTCGTCACGCCGTCTTTCGCCGATGAAGTGTTCGGCGACCTTGTCGAAGAACTCGGCTGGGTCGTCGTCAAAGAGCGGGTCCGAGTCGTCGGCGCTTCGAAGCAGGTGAAGCATCTTCTCGCTGTCGTCATGTCCAATCGCGTTCAGCGCGCGGGGCCGTCGCCCGCGGTCT